A DNA window from Halichondria panicea chromosome 16, odHalPani1.1, whole genome shotgun sequence contains the following coding sequences:
- the LOC135350096 gene encoding abl interactor 1-like, whose amino-acid sequence MADGKELVDLLEGRIPEARKQLRDSHKNLADLAAYCEHNYVESGQGGAQLEETKRYAAQSLASVAYQVNVLAVGVLELLDKQMKQMGEMEASIHHISQAVDIHKEKVARREIGALASSKNITRAQKVVVPAQKERPQKFFRQRLDFTCLDGIGHGTKVADSTTRIDERYSGKEAPMEMSLSSLGSSGSIGRAAGITQKQEQPSFTRPMAPVAPIAPVAPIAPYTAPPMAPMGDLPPPPPMTNMAPHTPPMAPIPPGPPPVYTSAPPPPPPMAPGPPPPPPGPAPPTAGYQAPAPPPPPLGPPGGYQAPAPPIPPVGYQAPAPPPPPLSMGYQPMAPPVGPPAPPPLPVAATGGPPAPPLPPMGMGAPPPPAPPPIGGPPAPPMGAPAPPPPLVAGGAPPPPPPPGGPGAPPPPPPPPPVNIPKKVEIRQTNSKPPTPKQLPPPSPASSGPFGFNPAAIKLKSTGSRLVAGRGSTDKPPSQPSPNLADTRGKPSPQVAPRPTRSNSLARNSLTQDTPPPPPPGPPAAAPPPPPPGPAGAPPPPPPPPPMGFNANKSSEPKSPVVKAAAPKPKPAPTGGGGGFNPDDILKARLGGARRTSNKAPVEPPPPPPPPPPSSEPDWAPQTYLEKVEALYDYSKDKDDELSFTMGATIYVVKKNDDGWYEGVFNGVTGLFPGNYVDAAESTA is encoded by the exons ATGGCGGACGGCAAAGAGCTTGTTGATCTGTTAGAAGGCCGTATTCCCGAGGCTAGGAAGCAGCTTAGGGACAGCCATAAGAATCTCGCGGACCTGGCAGCCTACTGTGAGCACAACTATGTCGAATCTGGACAGGGTGGGGCACAGTTGGAAGAAACAAAACGGTATGCAGCACAATCACTGGCTAGTGTCGCCTATCAAGTGAATGTATTGGCTGTCGGTGTGTTGGAGCTACTGGACAAGCAAATGAAGCAAATGGGTGAAATGGAGGCCAGTATACATCACATTTCGCAG GCAGTGGACATCCATAAGGAGAAGGTGGCTCGCCGTGAGATAGGAGCTCTGGCCAGCAGCAAGAATATCACCCGGGCACAAAAGGTGGTCGTCCCGGCACAGAAGGAAAGACCCCAGAAGTTCTTTCGACAAAGACTGGATTTCACGTGTCTAGATGGGATAGGGCATGGTACCAAAGTGGCTGACTCCACCACCAGGATTGATGAGCGCTACAGTGGCAAGGAG GCCCCTATGGAGATGTCCTTGAGCAGCCTGGGCAGCAGTGGAAGCATCGGCAGAGCTGCTGGGATCACTCAGAAGCAAGAACAGCCGTCCTTTACTCGACCCATGGCACCGGTCGCTCCCATTGCTCCAGTCGCCCCCATTGCCCCCTACACTGCTCCCCCTATGGCCCCCATGGGAGATCTCCCACCACCTCCACCCATGACCAACATGGCCCCACACACTCCCCCAA TGGCCCCGATCCCACCCGGCCCACCCCCTGTGTACACCTCTGCCCCGCCACCTCCTCCACCGATGGCCCCTGGTccccctccaccaccaccAGGACCAG CTCCCCCCACAGCAGGATACCAGGCCCCTgctccacccccacccccactagGTCCTCCCGGAGGATATCAGGCACCTGCCCCGCCTATTCCACCCGTAGGGTACCAGGCGCCCGCACCCCCACCACCTCCACTGAGTATGGGATATCAGCCGATGGCTCCACCTGTGGGACCTCCAGCTCCTCCACCCCTACCTGTAGCAGCAA CTGGAGGTCCGCCTGCTCCCCCTCTCCCACCTATGGGAATGGGGGCTCCACCCCCACCTGCTCCGCCCCCTATCGGTGGACCTCCTGCTCCTCCGATGGGTGCTCCAGCCCCACCTCCACCACTAGTTGCTGGGGGAGCGCcgccaccaccaccacctcctGGTGGTCCAG GagctccaccccctcccccacccccaccccctgtaAATATTCCAAAGAAGGTGGAGATTCGTCAAACAAATTCCAAGCCACCTACACCCAAACAACTGCCACCTCCCTCTCCTGCGAGCTCTGGCCCATTTGGATTCAACCCTGCTGCCATCAAGCTCAAGAGCACTGGGTCTAGGTTAGTCGCTGGTCGTGGATCCACTGATAAGCCCCCCAGCCAGCCATCACCCAACTTGGCAGACACACGTGGCAAACCCTCACCTCAGGTGGCCCCTCGACCCACTAGATCCAATAGCCTGGCTAGGAACTCTTTGACTCAAGACACACCTCCTCCACCGCCGCCTGGCCCACCAGCAgctgccccaccccctcctccacctgggcctgctggagcaccccctcccccacccCCGCCACCACCAATGGGATTTAATG CAAATAAGAGCTCAGAGCCTAAGTCGCCGGTGGTCAAGGCTGCAGCTCCCAAGCCCAAACCTGCTCCCACAGGAGGTGGAGGAGGATTTAACCCTGATGACATCCTCAAGGCTCGCTTGGGCGGGGCCAGGAGGACCAGCAACAAGGCCCCGGTTGAACcacctccccctcctccaccgCCTCCACCCTCCTCTGAGCCAGACTGGGCACCACAAACCTATCTAGAGAAAG TTGAGGCCTTGTACGACTACAGCAAGGACAAAGACGATGAGCTGTCGTTCACCATGGGAGCCACAATTTATGTCGTCAAGAAGAACGATGATGGATGGTACGAGGGTGTCTTCAATGGAGTCACCGGGCTCTTCCCGGGGAACTATGTGGACGCGGCCGAGTCAACCGCCTAA
- the LOC135350101 gene encoding uncharacterized protein LOC135350101 — protein sequence MASANNGGDLPAPLIDTLAPLPQLIAGRVQPPPPGGPGAPSPSSVKSLRRQLDFEAAREELRGEHQHQPTFVVEPIDFMASATIENELPFQTSQDLATLSPLPPGPAAALPDFLKKN from the exons ATGGCTTCTGCAAATAATG GTGGAGATCTGCCTGCTCCTCTGATTGATACTCTAGCCCCACTTCCACAACTCATTGCAGGAAGGGTGCAACCACCACCTCCTGGTGGTCCAG GTGCTCCATCCCCTTCCTCTGTGAAATCCTTAAGGCGTCAACTGGATTTTGAAGCTGCTAGGGAAGAACTAAGGGGAGAACATCAACATCAACCTACTTTTGTTGTGGAGCCAATTGATTTCATGGCTTCTGCAACTATTG AAAACGAACTCCCTTTTCAAACCAGTCAAGATTTAGCAACTCTATCTCCATTACCACCTGGACCAGCAGCTGCCCTTCCTg ATTTCTTAAAAAAGAATTAA
- the LOC135350097 gene encoding cytochrome b-245 heavy chain-like, producing the protein MASGWVINELPKWIVLGAYMLINIALFLYQFFLFQDSDRFYYMRIRTREALAFARGPSLPINFNVILILLPVCRNLISFIRGTGRCPPRTVRRILDKNLTFHKAIAWVIIASSAMHVIAHWYNYERLVSLANNNAPQGPRRLNQQWPWEKRNVPTEAQPNLASVQIDPITICFTTAAGITGHIITVALFLMVTSSFDFIRRSYFEVFWYTHHLFIVFLLGLAFHQFQELLPLQNNSPDLSSSNIHDPKFCGVIGDTYEGHTTRMSANNNTIILDNGTTLCSGASFSAAAPCSWKYMLGGLIIYIIERIIRFIRSLRNVVIVKVVEHPSKTFEIQMRRKGFFAEAGQYVFINVPSVAFLEWHPFTLTSAPEEDYFSVHIRIVGDWTEKVAKQLGVGRGDFQQAWELPTISVDGPFGTASEDVFSHEVGLLVGAGIGVTPFASILKSVFYKLTQEDTALKLRKVYFYWICPEPSAFEWFADLLQSVESQMASKGISDFLDTHIYLTRGWQDSQAFSIMLQEGDDRDAITGLQAKTHFGRPDWNKEFDSISQAHPNTSVGVFFCGPSVLSHNLHRYCNEYTKSGDTTRARFYFNKENF; encoded by the exons ATGGCGTCTGGATGGGTGATCAACGAGCTTCCAAAGTGGATAGTGCTT GGAGCGTACATGCTCATCAATATTGCGCTGTTCCTATACCAGTTCTTCCTGTTCCAGGACTCTGATCGTTTCTACTATATGAGAATACGAACAAGG GAGGCTCTGGCGTTTGCTCGAGGCCCGTCTCTACCCATTAACTTCAACGTCATTCTAATTTTGCTCCCAGTGTGCCGAAACCTCATCTCCTTTATCAGGGGAACTGGCAGG TGCCCTCCCCGTACCGTCAGACGAATACTGGACAAGAACCTGACTTTTCACAAGGCCATAGCTTGGGTCATTATCGCCTCCAGCGCTATGCACGTCATAGCTCACTGGTACAACTATGAAAGGCTGGTCAGCCTGGCTAATAACAATGCTCCTCAAGGGCCGCGCCGTCTCAATCAACAGTGGCCTTGGGAAAAGAGGAATGTGCCTACTGAAGCACAGCCGAATCTTGCAAGCGTACAAATA GACCCCATCACGATTTGCTTCACGACAGCTGCTGGCATCACAGGCCATATAATCACAGTGGCTCTCTTCCTGATGGTAACCTCATCCTTCGACTTTATTCGTCGCTCCTACTTTGAGGTTTTCTGGTACACCCACCACCTCTTCATTGTGTTCCTGCTGGGCCTTGCCTTTCACCAGTTCCA AGAGCTACTGCCGCTTCAAAATAACTCTCCTGATCTAAGTAGCTCAAACATTCATGACCCTAAGTTCTGCGGTGTAATTGGAGATACTTATGAAGGACACACTACCAGGATGAGCGCCAATAATAACACCATTATACTTGACAATGGAACTACCCTATGCAGTGGTGCATCCTTCAGTGCTGCCGCACCTTGT tcGTGGAAGTACATGCTGGGTGGACTGATCATATACATAATAGAGCGCATAATTCGATTCATTCGTAGTCTGCGTAATGTGGTTATTGTGAAGGTGGTGGAGCACCCTTCCAAAACGTTTGAGATTCAGATGAGGAGGAAAGGTTTCTTTGCCGAGGCTGGTCAGTATGTCTTTATCAACGTTCCTTCTGTGGCCTTCCTCGAGTGGCATCCCTTTACCCTCACCTCT GCTCCAGAGGAAGATTATTTCAGCGTGCACATTCGTATAGTGGGAGATTGGACAGAGAAGGTGGCCAAACAGCTGGGGGTGGGCAGAGGAGACTTCCAACAGGCCTGGGAGCTACCCAC TATATCTGTGGATGGACCATTCGGGACGGCTAGTGAGGATGTGTTTTCTCACGAAGTTGGACTGCTCGTGGGGGCTGGTATTGGGGTGACTCCGTTTGCTTCAATTCTCAAGTCTGTCTTCTACAAGCTCACCCAGGAGGACACCGCACTTAAACTGAGGAAGGTCTATTTCTACTGGATCTGCCCAGAGCCAAGTGCGTTTGAGTGGTTCGCTGACCTCTTGCAGTCTGTGGAGTCTCAAATGGCCAGCAAAGGGATAAG TGATTTCTTGGACACACACATCTACCTGACTCGAGGTTGGCAGGACAGTCAGGCATTTTCCATTATGCTGCAAGAGGGAGACGATCGTGATGCCATCACTGGTCTCCAGGCAAAGACGCACTTTGGTCGTCCTGACTGGAACAAAGAGTTTGACAGCATCTCACAGGCACACCCTAA CACATCTGTTGGAGTGTTTTTCTGTGGCCCGTCAGTGCTCTCCCACAACCTCCACCGCTACTGCAATGAATACACAAAGAGCGGGGATACCACACGAGCCCGCTTCTATTTCAACAAGGAGAACTTTTAA
- the LOC135350100 gene encoding uncharacterized protein LOC135350100 encodes MSRHIHKEDGRKRKHSHHSRNKSSDDSESTSDYSTESSSYESESSVEATKKKRRSSSHKGREKERSVSKKSKKKRKEIKKKKSKHKPPKIVPSVEISEDDYYLKSAEFRTWLSKERDTYFSELTSDESRNLFKKFVTKWNKGLLDKGYYKGIQSSAVSHDTQSKYKWKFASGVNSGELKSMRDSVSTWSAQGSEVTSTAGPSQPTTSKAFVSQPTASRSVIGPSRGPTIGPSRGPLIEEPPYDRELGREEEHVRVKRERKKHRKQQEMVFDELLPKATGREAKIEKRRAHAEVRRAKEYSPEPADHFVQTGPRDNIQSRIRSIQKNREKKASSAVQKISDYRAKEKARMDAILEMAKANKKEGSLW; translated from the exons ATGAGCAG ACACATACACAAAGAAGATGGACGAAAACGAAAGCACTCACATCACAGTCGCAATAAATCGTCTGATGATTCTGAATCCACTTCTGATTACTCAACAGAGAGCAGCTCCTATGAAAGCGAGAGCTCAGTTGAGGCTACCAAGAAGAAAAGACGATCGTCTTCACACAAAGGACGTGAAAAGGAGAGGAGCGTATCcaagaaatccaagaaaaagcgaaaggaaataaagaaaaagaaaagcaAGCATAAGCCACCCAAGATAG TGCCATCAGTTGAGATCTCAGAAGATGATTACTACCTCAAGAGTGCAGAGTTCAGAACATGGCTATCCAAAGAA AGAGATACTTACTTCAGTGAGCTAACATCTGATGAGTCTAGGAACCTCTTCAAAAAGTTCGTAACTAAGTGGAACAAGGGCTTGCTGGACAAG GGGTACTACAAAGGCATTCAGAGCTCGGCCGTCTCTCACGACACTCAGTCTAAGTACAAGTGGAAG TTTGCATCAGGTGTGAACTCCGGAGAGCTGAAGAGCATGAGGGATAGTGTATCAACATGGTCTGCAcaagggtcagaggtcacgtCAACAGCTGGTCCCAGTCAGCCCACAACATCAAAGGCCTTTGTCAGCCAGCCCACAGCGTCAAGGAGTGTGATTGGTCCCTCCAGAGGACCCACAATTGGACCATCAAGG GGACCACTAATTGAAGAGCCGCCGTACGACAGAGAGTTGGGGAGGGAGGAGGAACACGTCCGAGTGAAGAGGGAGAGGAAGAAGCACAGGAAACAACAGGAGATG GTATTCGATGAGTTACTGCCCAAAGCCACTGGAAGGGAAGCAAAGATTGAGAAAAGGAGAGCCCACGCTGAAGTGAGGCGAGCAAAAGAGTACAGCCCAG AACCCGCCGACCATTTTGTTCAAACGGGACCAag GGATAACATTCAATCAAGGATACGATCAATTCAAAAAAATAG AGAAAAGAAAGCAAGCAGTGCCGTTCAAAAGATTTCAGATTACAGAGCTAAAGAGAAAGCTAGAATGGAT GCTATACTTGAAATGGCAAAGGCGAACAAGAAAGAAGGGTCACTTTGGTGA
- the LOC135350098 gene encoding proton-coupled amino acid transporter 1-like codes for MSKRNPTRLVNFSEESSPVPIIAHSLPATSHYGATNTSHPSYSSSLVEPVLDDSDVMMSESLGSQSSVNIRRKEAARIIGSSSKGGDYMDDNIESSYDVIPSGNTNKRQDHLTSDAQTLIHMVKGNVGTGLLALPLAIKNAGLAVGGICLLLLGIIATHCMLMLVDVAHKLTSRHTQFQTLNYAQTAEVATSEHTHNKRLVRAAGVVVNIFLIITQFGFCCVYFVFIADNLNQVFCSAFGVSLADKQQDAIHAWIAVIIIPIVVFCWIRNLESLSPFSIIANACIVISLIVILYDEIYRFLSPDPKFKAAALHPRNATTGEGIVMIPQSITTAALFFGNAIYSFEGIGMVLPLENKMKTPDHFKRVVYIGMAVVIFLYLFVGLLGYSVYGDAVDASVTLNLEENFERVGASIAFLIAKLFYAYAIFASFMLQFYVPMDFLEPPVTKGIDWLKEKFYLVYRYPNHHQLLNTALLLVFRTSLVLLVALFALALPDLSDLIALIGAVASSALALIFPPLLHLMVSVQRQHLPWHSQYSSSMVKQVAWMTKDVLIMLLGIVGMGLGTYASINGLVGYFKDDSNSPNICVNFMQ; via the exons ATGAGCAAGAGAAACCCAACTCGTCTggtgaatttcagtgaagagTCCTCCCCAGTACCCATCATCGCCCATTCGCTTCCAGCCACCTCCCACTACGGAGCTACCAACACATCTCACCCTAGCTACAGTAGCTCTCTGGTCGAACCTGTGTTGGACGACAGTGACGTCATGATGTCAGAAAGCCTAGGCAGCCAGTCTAGTGTCAACATACGTAGAAAGGAGGCTGCCAGGATTATTGGGAGCAGTAGTAAGGGTGGAGACTATATGGATGACAATATCGAGAGTTCATATGACGTCATTCCCAGTGGTAATACAAATAAGAGACAAGATCATTTAACATC TGACGCGCAAACACTCATCCATATGGTAAAGGGCAATGTTGGAACTGGATTGTTAGCACTGCCCTTAGCCATCAAGAATGCTGGACTAGCT GTTGGCGGTATTTGTTTGTTGCTACTGGGGATCATAGCCACGCACTGTATGTTGATGTTGGTCGATGTAGCTCACAAGTTAACGAGCAG ACATACTCAGTTTCAAACATTGAACTATGCCCAGACAGCAGAAGTGGCAACGTCTGAACACACGCACAATAAACGTCTTGTGAGAGCTGCAGG TGTGGTGGTAAACATCTTTCTGATAATCACCCAGTTTGGATTCTGCTGTGTTTACTTCGTGTTCATAGCAGACAACCTCAATCAG GTGTTTTGCTCAGCATTTGGAGTATCTCTAGCAGATAAACAGCAGGATGCAATTCACGCCTGGATTGCTGTCATCATCATTCCTATAGTGGTGTTCTGTTGGATTAGAAACCTCGAGAGTCTGTCTCCATTCTCAATCATTGCCAATGCTTGTATCGTCATCAGCCTTATCGTCATATTGTACGACGAAATATACCGCTTCTT ATCCCCTGATCCAAAGTTCAAAGCAGCTGCCCTTCATCCAA GAAATGCTACTACTGGTGAAGGCATCGTCATGATACCACAGAGCATCACAACAGCAGCTCTTTTCTTTGGAAATGCCATCTATTCATTTGAGGGAATCGGAATG GTGCTACCACTGGAGAACAAAATGAAAACTCCTGATCATTTCAAGCGGGTTGTGTACATTGGTATGGCCGTGGTTATTTTCCTCTACCTATTTGTTGGTTTACTGGGCTATTCTGTGTATGGAGATGCTGTTGACGCCAGTGTCACTCTCAACTTGGAGGAAAACTTCGAGCGAGTTGGTGCATCCAT AGCTTTTCTCATTGCAAAGCTGTTCTATGCCTACGCAATATTTGCATCATTCATGCTGCAATTCTACGTCCCCATGGATTTCCTGGAACCACCAGTCACTAAAGGTATCGACTGGCTCAAAGAGAAGTTTTATCTGGTCTACCGATACCCAAATCATCACCAGTTGTTGAACACCGCTCTGCTGCTGGTCTTTAGGACTTCACTCGTCCTTTTAGTAG CTTTATTTGCGCTGGCACTCCCTGACCTGAGTGACCTGATTGCACTGATTGGAGCAGTGGCAAGCAGTGCCTTGGCCCTCATCTTCCCACCTCTGCTGCACCTGATGGTCTCTGTGCAGCGACAGCACCTGCCATGGCATAGCCAGTACTCCTCATCAATGGTCAAGCAGGTAGCATGGATGACAAAGGATGTTCTAATAATGCTGCTGGGAATCGTAGGAATGGGACTCGGAACGTATGCCTCTATTAATGGTTTAGTAGGCTACTTTAAAGATGACAGCAATTCTCCTAATATTTGTGTAAATTTTATGCAATGA